In Bremerella alba, one genomic interval encodes:
- a CDS encoding MarR family winged helix-turn-helix transcriptional regulator, with protein sequence MANSERTSPHVAIELIRMAIEMASCEKTMRAAIAEVVSPFSLSENAFFVLVLCQQNLDQPLPQSKLAQAVGLSPAQLSNLVEQLRLDGWIEASRDVRDRRRQFWTLTDEGNRRLENILPRFHEAWQFDQLPVDPRTLLEGFRQLVALLGDSLSTQALASSVSPIKSHAA encoded by the coding sequence ATGGCAAACTCGGAGCGAACATCGCCACACGTGGCGATTGAATTGATTCGCATGGCTATCGAAATGGCATCGTGCGAGAAAACGATGCGGGCTGCGATCGCGGAAGTGGTCTCACCGTTTTCTCTGTCCGAAAACGCCTTTTTCGTATTAGTGTTGTGCCAACAAAACCTGGACCAGCCACTACCGCAGTCCAAGTTGGCCCAGGCAGTGGGACTTTCTCCGGCTCAGCTGAGCAATCTGGTTGAACAGCTTCGGCTAGATGGGTGGATAGAAGCGAGTCGCGATGTCCGTGATCGGCGGCGTCAGTTTTGGACGCTCACCGATGAGGGTAATCGGAGGCTCGAAAATATCCTTCCTCGATTCCACGAAGCTTGGCAATTCGATCAGCTTCCCGTCGATCCGCGAACTCTGCTGGAAGGATTTCGGCAATTGGTCGCGTTGCTTGGTGACTCACTGAGCACCCAAGCATTGGCATCGTCGGTTTCCCCAATCAAATCCCACGCCGCATAG